In the genome of Microbacterium saperdae, one region contains:
- a CDS encoding nucleotidyltransferase domain-containing protein, which yields MEQLPIVERFIAAHFPRAGIAVVAGSTARGTRTRTSDIDLLLIGDDIFETDAASFAGGFEFEGGFFEVFAYTVDGYGEWAARGVAQFRPVIVHMLVEGIEVRGGTALQELRHRWERVLVDGPRPTAHELEFRRYMITDQLDDLRDAQDPLERRVIAGLLFERTAELMLLGAGHWIGAGKYLPRRLCELSVDRTEALAAPLLQGDFDEFATQVERELDAAGGRVQAGFVR from the coding sequence ATGGAGCAGCTCCCGATCGTCGAACGGTTCATTGCGGCGCACTTCCCTCGGGCGGGGATCGCCGTGGTGGCGGGAAGCACGGCGCGCGGGACCCGCACGCGCACCAGCGACATCGACCTGCTCCTGATCGGCGACGACATTTTCGAGACGGACGCGGCGAGCTTCGCGGGCGGCTTCGAATTCGAGGGCGGGTTCTTCGAAGTATTCGCCTACACCGTCGACGGGTATGGGGAATGGGCCGCCCGCGGCGTCGCCCAGTTCCGCCCGGTCATCGTGCACATGCTCGTGGAAGGGATCGAGGTGCGTGGCGGCACCGCGCTGCAGGAGCTGCGCCACCGCTGGGAACGAGTGCTCGTCGACGGTCCCCGGCCAACGGCGCACGAGCTGGAGTTCCGCCGCTACATGATCACGGATCAGCTCGACGATCTGCGCGATGCGCAGGATCCACTGGAGCGGCGCGTGATCGCCGGGTTGTTGTTCGAGCGCACGGCCGAACTGATGCTGCTCGGAGCAGGACACTGGATCGGTGCAGGGAAGTACCTGCCGCGACGACTGTGCGAACTGAGCGTGGACAGGACTGAGGCCTTGGCGGCGCCGTTGCTGCAGGGGGACTTCGACGAGTTCGCCACCCAGGTAGAGCGCGAGCTGGATGCCGCAGGCGGTCGCGTGCAGGCCGGCTTCGTACGGTGA
- a CDS encoding histidine phosphatase family protein yields MTHYIYLVRHGEHQDAEHGLADGPLSPRGQRQAELIADRLSGLPLDAVWHSPLLRANETARAIAGRLPSVDPEPTALLFDCVPTGMTEETPAVFEPFFGSVTEAEVEAGGAQMFDAVNEFLVRKPGDVHEVLITHNFVISWFVREVLGAPEWRWMTLNQAHCGLTIIAQKQGRPWTLLTHNDTGHLPVELRTGIPDALPV; encoded by the coding sequence GTGACGCACTACATATATCTGGTCAGACACGGTGAACATCAGGATGCCGAGCACGGTCTCGCCGACGGACCCCTGTCGCCGCGGGGGCAGCGCCAAGCAGAGCTGATCGCGGATCGGCTCTCCGGTCTTCCGCTCGATGCCGTCTGGCATTCGCCGCTGCTCCGAGCGAACGAGACCGCGCGAGCGATCGCCGGTCGTCTGCCTTCCGTCGACCCTGAGCCGACGGCGCTCCTGTTCGACTGCGTCCCCACCGGGATGACCGAGGAGACCCCGGCCGTGTTCGAGCCGTTCTTCGGCTCCGTGACCGAGGCGGAGGTCGAGGCGGGCGGCGCGCAGATGTTCGATGCCGTCAACGAGTTCCTGGTCCGCAAACCCGGTGACGTGCACGAGGTGCTGATCACGCACAACTTCGTCATCTCGTGGTTCGTGCGCGAAGTCCTCGGCGCCCCCGAGTGGCGCTGGATGACGCTGAACCAGGCTCATTGCGGCCTGACGATCATCGCGCAGAAGCAGGGTCGCCCCTGGACGCTGCTGACGCACAACGACACCGGTCACCTGCCGGTGGAGTTGCGCACGGGCATCCCGGACGCGCTTCCGGTCTGA
- a CDS encoding aldo/keto reductase: MRLFSVGAGASAERAPQEAAEHPSAPIPIVGPGIGESIRVPLGETGLETFPLMLGAAEFGWNVDLETSHGILDRYVEFGGNAVHTADGFSGGRSEHIIGQWLRSRGLRERTLLSVRIGAHADNPGLGSVNLVRAVEGSLTRLGVDRIDVLHLDATLDSTTNLEDTLATVEWLSDAGKVGAVGAFGFAPERLVEARILASAGYPRIQVIDAPYNLIRRQPFEGDLRLVAGAQSLAVTPSHALEHGFLSGRHRRKALTSQGVRGEQLRGHLNRRGIKILRALDQVADELSVPVAAVSIAWLLAQRTVAAPIVNTFATEHVDELMQGAGVTLSRAQLAELTRAGN, translated from the coding sequence ATGCGGTTGTTCAGCGTAGGCGCAGGAGCGTCCGCAGAGCGCGCCCCACAGGAGGCGGCGGAGCACCCGTCCGCCCCGATCCCGATCGTCGGACCCGGAATAGGAGAATCCATCCGCGTCCCGCTCGGCGAGACCGGCCTGGAGACCTTCCCGCTGATGCTGGGAGCCGCGGAGTTCGGCTGGAACGTCGACCTCGAGACGAGCCACGGCATCCTCGACCGCTATGTCGAGTTCGGCGGCAACGCGGTGCACACCGCCGACGGATTCTCCGGCGGACGCAGCGAACACATCATCGGTCAGTGGCTGCGATCACGCGGTCTCCGCGAACGAACACTCCTCAGCGTGCGCATCGGCGCGCACGCCGACAATCCCGGTCTCGGTTCGGTCAACCTGGTCCGCGCGGTCGAGGGTTCACTCACGCGACTCGGTGTCGATCGGATCGATGTGCTGCACCTCGACGCGACACTCGATTCCACCACCAATCTGGAAGACACGCTGGCCACGGTCGAATGGCTGTCGGATGCCGGAAAGGTCGGTGCCGTCGGCGCCTTCGGTTTCGCTCCGGAGCGGCTCGTGGAGGCGCGTATCCTCGCCTCGGCGGGCTATCCGCGCATCCAGGTCATCGACGCGCCGTACAACCTCATCCGCCGCCAGCCCTTCGAAGGGGATCTTCGACTCGTCGCTGGCGCGCAGAGTCTCGCCGTCACCCCTTCGCACGCGCTCGAGCACGGGTTCCTGTCCGGACGTCACCGCCGGAAGGCGTTGACATCCCAGGGCGTGCGCGGTGAGCAGCTGCGCGGCCACCTCAACCGGCGCGGGATCAAGATCCTGCGCGCACTCGACCAGGTCGCCGATGAGCTCTCCGTCCCCGTCGCAGCGGTATCGATCGCGTGGCTGCTGGCGCAGCGCACCGTCGCCGCCCCCATCGTCAACACGTTCGCGACCGAGCACGTCGATGAGCTGATGCAGGGCGCCGGCGTCACGCTGTCCCGCGCGCAGCTCGCGGAGCTCACTCGGGCAGGCAACTGA
- the dapB gene encoding 4-hydroxy-tetrahydrodipicolinate reductase: MTTQVALVGGTGKLGTIIHAVIDELEGFEVSRVLTSNSDLSELAGADLVVDASTPQISIDVVRTAIEHGVNVLVATSGWSAERIALVRPLVESAGTGVVFIPNFSLGSVLGSALAAAAAPFFGSAEIIEAHRETKIDSPSGTAVRTAELIAAARLEQGPVSAPHADQRARGQQVGSVPIHSLRRPGVVAKQEVILSGPGESLTFTHDTIEPALAYAPGIRLAVPFAVQATGVIVGLENMIDIGIRS; the protein is encoded by the coding sequence ATGACCACCCAGGTAGCACTCGTCGGCGGAACCGGGAAGCTCGGCACGATCATCCACGCGGTGATCGACGAGCTCGAGGGCTTCGAGGTGAGCCGCGTGCTGACCTCGAACAGCGATCTCTCGGAGCTCGCCGGCGCTGACCTCGTTGTCGACGCGTCGACGCCTCAGATCAGCATCGACGTCGTGCGCACGGCCATCGAGCACGGTGTGAACGTCCTGGTCGCGACGTCCGGGTGGTCGGCCGAACGCATCGCCCTCGTGCGACCGCTCGTCGAGTCCGCGGGGACCGGAGTCGTCTTCATCCCGAACTTCTCGCTGGGCTCGGTGCTGGGGTCCGCGCTGGCAGCGGCCGCCGCGCCGTTCTTCGGCTCGGCGGAGATCATCGAGGCCCACCGCGAGACCAAGATCGACTCGCCCAGCGGCACGGCCGTGCGCACGGCAGAGCTGATCGCCGCCGCTCGCCTCGAGCAGGGACCGGTGAGCGCTCCGCATGCCGACCAGCGCGCGCGTGGCCAGCAGGTGGGAAGCGTGCCCATCCATTCGCTGCGGCGCCCGGGCGTGGTCGCCAAGCAGGAGGTCATCCTGTCCGGCCCTGGCGAGTCGCTCACGTTCACGCATGACACCATCGAGCCGGCGCTGGCCTACGCGCCCGGCATCCGTCTCGCCGTGCCGTTCGCGGTACAGGCCACCGGCGTCATCGTCGGCCTCGAGAACATGATCGACATCGGCATCCGCTCATGA
- a CDS encoding UDP-glucose dehydrogenase family protein codes for MRMSVIGCGYLGAVHAAAMASIGHDVIGIDVDEDKIATLSSGAAPFFEPRLSELLQAGRASGRLRFSSRMEDAAGATVHFIAVGTPQLPGGHAADLRFVDAAVDALLPHLRPGDVVAGKSTVPVGTAERLAARLATTGTTLVWNPEFLREGWAVHDTLTPDRLVVGVPAGPSGDLAADVLREAYSSAIDAGVPFLVTDLATAELVKGAANAFLATKISFINAMAEIAEAAGADVTLLADALGHDTRIGRRYLGAGIGFGGGCLPKDIRAFAARAEELGRGEAVGFLREVDAINLRRRDRAVQIVVDALGGLVFGRRIAVLGAAFKPFSDDIRDSPALDVAVRLRGLGADVIVTDPAALDNAAALHPQLGYERQRDDALRDADAVVVVTEWDEYRRDLSPIHAAGLVRRRIIIDGRNCLDAEAWRAAGWDYRGMGRR; via the coding sequence ATGCGCATGTCAGTGATCGGCTGTGGGTACCTCGGTGCCGTGCACGCCGCGGCGATGGCCTCGATCGGACACGACGTCATCGGGATCGACGTCGATGAGGACAAGATCGCGACGCTGTCCTCCGGCGCGGCCCCGTTCTTCGAACCGCGGCTCTCCGAGTTGCTGCAGGCGGGTCGCGCCTCTGGTCGTCTGCGGTTCAGCTCTCGGATGGAGGATGCTGCGGGAGCCACGGTGCACTTCATCGCGGTCGGCACACCCCAGCTTCCCGGCGGGCATGCCGCCGATCTCCGATTCGTCGACGCCGCGGTCGACGCGCTGCTCCCCCATCTGCGCCCCGGCGATGTCGTGGCCGGCAAGTCGACAGTCCCGGTCGGCACCGCCGAGCGGCTCGCAGCGCGTCTGGCGACCACGGGCACGACGCTCGTATGGAACCCGGAGTTCCTCCGCGAGGGGTGGGCCGTTCACGACACTCTGACGCCGGATCGGCTCGTGGTGGGAGTGCCGGCAGGTCCGTCGGGAGATCTCGCGGCGGACGTGCTGCGGGAAGCGTACTCCTCGGCGATCGACGCGGGAGTCCCTTTCCTCGTCACGGATCTCGCGACGGCTGAGCTGGTCAAAGGTGCGGCGAACGCGTTCCTCGCCACGAAGATCTCGTTCATCAACGCCATGGCGGAGATCGCGGAAGCAGCGGGTGCGGATGTGACGCTCCTCGCCGACGCACTCGGGCATGACACACGGATCGGACGACGCTACCTCGGCGCAGGCATCGGCTTCGGGGGCGGGTGCCTGCCCAAGGACATCCGCGCGTTCGCCGCGAGGGCGGAAGAACTCGGACGCGGTGAAGCGGTCGGCTTCCTCAGAGAGGTCGACGCGATCAACCTCCGACGTCGGGATCGCGCGGTGCAGATCGTCGTCGACGCCCTCGGCGGTCTTGTCTTCGGCCGACGGATCGCCGTGCTCGGTGCGGCCTTCAAGCCGTTCAGCGATGACATCCGCGACTCCCCTGCCCTCGATGTCGCCGTCCGGTTGCGCGGGCTCGGGGCGGACGTGATCGTGACCGATCCGGCGGCGCTCGACAACGCGGCGGCTCTGCACCCGCAGCTCGGCTATGAGAGACAGCGCGACGATGCTCTCCGCGATGCGGATGCCGTGGTCGTCGTGACCGAGTGGGACGAGTATCGGAGGGACCTCTCCCCCATCCATGCGGCCGGGCTCGTGCGCAGACGGATCATCATCGACGGGCGCAACTGTCTGGATGCAGAGGCCTGGCGCGCGGCGGGATGGGACTACCGCGGAATGGGACGGCGCTGA
- a CDS encoding OsmC family peroxiredoxin, which yields MPVTSEATTTWTGSLAEGSGTVAFSTSNLGTFPINWKARSEGSDTTTTPEELIAAAHASCFSMALSHALSENGTPPERVNTSASVTFKPGVGITGSHLNVNAVVPGLTPEAFQKIANEAKTGCPVSQALAGIEITLEATLA from the coding sequence ATGCCCGTCACCAGCGAAGCGACCACCACCTGGACCGGATCACTCGCAGAGGGTTCCGGCACCGTCGCGTTCTCGACGTCGAACCTCGGTACCTTCCCCATCAACTGGAAGGCGCGCAGCGAGGGCAGCGACACCACCACGACCCCCGAAGAGCTCATCGCGGCCGCGCACGCCTCGTGCTTCAGCATGGCGCTCTCGCACGCCCTGAGCGAGAACGGCACCCCGCCGGAACGCGTGAACACCAGCGCCTCGGTCACCTTCAAGCCCGGCGTCGGCATCACGGGCAGCCACCTCAACGTCAACGCCGTGGTGCCGGGACTCACGCCGGAGGCATTCCAGAAGATCGCGAACGAGGCCAAGACCGGATGCCCTGTGTCTCAGGCGCTGGCGGGTATCGAGATCACACTCGAGGCGACTCTCGCCTGA
- a CDS encoding HNH endonuclease signature motif containing protein, with protein sequence MNHPVAVLDQVVSDLDAVVRAGSVVGLSDAEKLEVLRAAGEVVRRAEALIVETVASVPARPAGSGDPAFCGQFGCRSMSELLQRVLRADAAGAGRVVKAARLVRREVDISSGGWLPALWPQLRAALVDGAVGVAGLLAATGPIEQARGRVGAADRVRADAELAAYAQGVAESDADADADAGPGATPEDLRVLAQRIVMFLDPDGAEPAEEIAMRGRGVILGRVRNGLIPIRGDLLPETAGQLQRIWDAYLNPKADGPPVPGVRFVPSDQNDAHGSRDAHGAQDVQDVQDVQDRQDREDREDRDGGVLPSGDPGGQIDPRTRAQKQHDAFTAMLGIAARHDDMPKLGGAAPTLIVSVTADDYATGHGWAHIDGIDTPTTIAAARHTACGGTIQRVLFDPEGRIVGIGSTERIFTTPQRRAITLRDKECLIPGCHVPAAWCEIHHVQEHSRGGPTHTDNGVALCWHHHRTLETSGWEIRMDNGTPTVRGPAWWDPARRWRTPRPPVTTGRPSGNGHATTAPRSKTPPRTAPGRTAPLATAPGTSVPLTTAPPATWPLTRPPLTTALRR encoded by the coding sequence ATGAACCACCCCGTGGCTGTGCTCGATCAGGTCGTGAGCGACCTGGATGCGGTGGTGCGTGCGGGGTCGGTGGTGGGTTTGTCGGATGCGGAGAAGCTCGAGGTGCTGCGCGCGGCGGGTGAGGTGGTGCGGCGGGCGGAAGCGCTGATCGTGGAGACCGTGGCCTCGGTGCCCGCCCGGCCAGCGGGGTCGGGGGATCCTGCGTTCTGTGGACAGTTCGGCTGCCGCAGCATGAGTGAGCTGCTGCAACGCGTGCTGCGCGCGGACGCTGCCGGTGCCGGACGGGTCGTGAAGGCCGCACGGCTGGTGCGCCGAGAAGTGGATATCAGCTCCGGGGGCTGGTTGCCGGCGTTGTGGCCGCAGTTGAGGGCGGCGTTGGTGGACGGGGCGGTGGGGGTCGCCGGGCTGTTGGCGGCGACGGGGCCGATCGAGCAGGCGCGCGGGCGCGTCGGAGCGGCGGACCGGGTACGGGCTGACGCGGAACTCGCCGCGTATGCGCAGGGGGTCGCGGAATCGGATGCGGACGCGGATGCCGATGCCGGGCCCGGGGCGACGCCGGAAGATCTGCGGGTCCTCGCGCAACGGATCGTGATGTTCCTCGACCCGGACGGGGCCGAGCCCGCGGAGGAGATCGCGATGCGGGGACGCGGGGTGATTCTGGGGCGGGTGAGGAACGGGCTCATCCCGATTCGTGGGGATCTGTTGCCGGAGACCGCGGGACAGTTGCAGCGGATCTGGGACGCGTACCTGAACCCGAAAGCCGACGGACCACCCGTGCCGGGCGTGCGATTCGTGCCGTCCGACCAGAATGACGCGCACGGCTCCCGCGACGCGCACGGTGCCCAGGACGTGCAGGATGTGCAGGACGTGCAGGATCGGCAGGATCGGGAGGATCGGGAGGATCGGGATGGTGGTGTGTTGCCGTCCGGGGACCCGGGCGGTCAGATCGACCCTCGCACCCGTGCGCAGAAGCAGCACGACGCGTTCACCGCGATGCTCGGGATCGCCGCCCGCCACGACGACATGCCGAAACTCGGCGGGGCGGCACCGACGCTGATCGTGTCCGTGACCGCAGACGACTACGCCACCGGGCACGGGTGGGCGCACATCGACGGGATCGACACACCGACCACGATCGCCGCCGCCCGCCACACCGCCTGCGGCGGGACGATCCAACGGGTGCTGTTCGACCCGGAAGGCCGCATCGTCGGGATCGGGAGCACGGAGCGCATCTTCACGACCCCTCAACGCCGGGCGATCACCCTCCGCGACAAGGAATGCCTCATCCCGGGATGCCACGTCCCCGCAGCGTGGTGCGAGATCCACCACGTCCAGGAACACTCCCGCGGCGGACCCACACACACCGACAACGGTGTCGCCCTGTGCTGGCACCACCACCGCACTCTGGAGACCTCCGGGTGGGAGATCCGCATGGACAACGGGACCCCGACCGTCCGCGGGCCCGCATGGTGGGACCCCGCACGACGATGGCGCACACCACGACCACCGGTGACCACGGGGCGACCGTCCGGTAACGGCCACGCCACGACTGCACCACGCTCAAAAACGCCACCCAGGACGGCGCCAGGCAGGACGGCGCCGCTCGCGACGGCGCCAGGCACGTCGGTGCCACTCACGACGGCGCCACCCGCGACATGGCCACTCACGAGGCCGCCACTTACGACAGCGCTGCGGCGCTAA
- a CDS encoding DUF4395 domain-containing protein yields MTTPAGIDPRGPRFAATITAVLLIVATFLALVGVSAEAASATLGQRALDPGFLLTVVIALLFVWSVVSPRTAPWGALFRRAIRPRLSAPTELEDPRPPRFAQGVGLFVVTIGLILHLAGVPWALPIATGAAFIAAFLNAAFGLCLGCQLYLVLQRAGILGRAASTA; encoded by the coding sequence ATGACCACTCCCGCCGGCATCGACCCCCGTGGTCCTCGTTTCGCCGCTACGATCACGGCCGTGCTGCTGATCGTCGCGACCTTCCTCGCCCTCGTCGGCGTATCCGCGGAGGCGGCGTCCGCAACGCTGGGCCAGCGCGCGCTCGACCCCGGTTTCCTCCTCACCGTCGTGATCGCGCTCCTGTTCGTGTGGAGCGTCGTGTCACCGAGGACCGCCCCGTGGGGAGCCCTCTTCCGCCGCGCCATCCGTCCTCGTCTGTCCGCGCCCACGGAGCTCGAGGATCCGCGTCCCCCGCGGTTCGCCCAGGGCGTGGGCCTGTTCGTCGTGACGATCGGGTTGATCCTGCATCTGGCCGGCGTACCGTGGGCCCTCCCGATCGCGACCGGTGCGGCCTTCATCGCCGCGTTCCTCAACGCCGCATTCGGCCTCTGCCTCGGATGCCAGCTCTACCTCGTGTTGCAGCGTGCCGGGATCCTCGGACGCGCCGCGTCGACCGCCTGA
- a CDS encoding polyribonucleotide nucleotidyltransferase, translating into MEGPEITATEAVLDNGRFGTRTIRFETGRLAQQAQGAVAAYLDGETMLLSATSAGKHPREGFDFFPLTVDVEERSYAAGKIPGSFFRREGRPSTEAILVCRLIDRPLRPSFVDGLRNEVQVVITVMSIAPGEFYDALAINAASASTQISGLPFSGPVAGVRLAFIPGQGEHADQWVAFPNAEQVSEAVFDLIVAGRVVTKSDGTEDVAIMMVEAEATEGSWNLIKAGATKPDEAVVAQGLEASKPFIAQLVKAQAELAATASKEPGVYPVFPAYSQEVYDFVAGRSYDQLVGVYQIADKVERQTADDEIKDRVKAELIEATEAGSLPATAPSEFSAAYKSVTKKIVRGRILTEGARIDGRGLADIRPLDAEVQVIPRVHGSAIFQRGETQILGITTLNMLKMEQQIDSLSPTTSKRYMHHYNFPPYSTGETGRVGSPKRREIGHGFLAERALVPVLPSREEFPYAIRQVSEALSSNGSTSMGSVCASTLSLLNAGVPLRAAVAGIAMGLVSDEVNGETRYAALTDILGAEDALGDMDFKVAGTSEFVTAIQLDTKLDGIPTSVLTGALTQARDARLTILNVLNAAIDAPDEMAPTAPRVISVQIPVDKIGELIGPKGKTINAIQDETGAQISIEEDGTVYIGATDGPSAEAARAQVNAIANPTNPEVGEQFLGTVVKIATFGAFVSLLPGKDGLLHVTEVRKLAGGKRVENVDDVLSVGQKILVKITKIDDRGKLSLEPVLDDAPAAEAAPAEESAAE; encoded by the coding sequence TTGGAAGGTCCTGAAATCACCGCCACCGAGGCCGTTCTCGACAACGGCCGCTTCGGCACCCGCACCATCCGCTTCGAGACCGGCCGCCTCGCGCAGCAGGCTCAGGGCGCAGTCGCCGCGTACCTCGACGGCGAGACCATGCTCCTCTCGGCCACCAGCGCAGGCAAGCACCCGCGCGAAGGGTTCGACTTCTTCCCGCTGACGGTCGACGTCGAGGAGCGTTCCTACGCTGCCGGCAAGATCCCCGGCTCGTTCTTCCGTCGCGAGGGCCGTCCCTCCACCGAGGCGATCCTGGTCTGCCGTCTGATCGACCGTCCGCTGCGCCCGTCGTTCGTCGACGGACTGCGCAACGAGGTCCAGGTCGTCATCACCGTCATGTCGATCGCACCGGGTGAGTTCTACGACGCCCTCGCGATCAACGCGGCTTCCGCGTCGACCCAGATCTCGGGTCTGCCGTTCTCGGGTCCCGTCGCCGGTGTGCGCCTCGCGTTCATCCCCGGCCAGGGCGAGCACGCCGACCAGTGGGTCGCGTTCCCGAACGCCGAGCAGGTCAGCGAGGCCGTGTTCGACCTGATCGTCGCCGGTCGTGTGGTCACCAAGTCCGATGGCACCGAAGACGTCGCGATCATGATGGTCGAGGCTGAGGCCACCGAGGGCAGCTGGAACCTGATCAAGGCCGGCGCCACCAAGCCCGACGAGGCCGTCGTGGCCCAGGGCCTCGAGGCGTCCAAGCCGTTCATCGCTCAGCTCGTCAAGGCTCAGGCCGAGCTCGCCGCCACAGCGTCGAAGGAGCCGGGTGTCTACCCGGTCTTCCCGGCATACAGCCAGGAGGTCTACGACTTCGTCGCCGGGCGTTCCTACGACCAGCTCGTCGGCGTCTACCAGATCGCCGACAAGGTCGAGCGTCAGACCGCTGATGACGAGATCAAGGATCGCGTCAAGGCTGAGCTCATCGAGGCCACCGAGGCGGGTTCGCTCCCGGCTACGGCTCCGAGCGAGTTCTCCGCGGCCTACAAGTCGGTCACGAAGAAGATCGTCCGCGGTCGCATCCTCACCGAGGGCGCTCGCATCGACGGCCGTGGACTGGCGGACATCCGTCCGCTCGACGCCGAGGTGCAGGTCATCCCGCGCGTGCACGGTTCCGCGATCTTCCAGCGCGGTGAGACCCAGATCCTGGGCATCACGACGCTGAACATGCTCAAGATGGAGCAGCAGATCGACTCGCTGTCGCCCACGACGAGCAAGCGCTACATGCACCACTACAACTTCCCGCCCTACTCGACCGGTGAGACCGGCCGCGTGGGTTCGCCGAAGCGTCGCGAGATCGGGCACGGCTTCCTCGCCGAGCGCGCTCTCGTCCCGGTTCTGCCGAGCCGCGAGGAGTTCCCGTACGCGATCCGTCAGGTCTCCGAGGCGCTGAGCTCGAACGGCTCGACCTCGATGGGCTCCGTCTGCGCATCGACGCTGTCGCTGCTCAACGCGGGTGTGCCGCTGCGCGCCGCGGTCGCCGGTATCGCCATGGGTCTCGTCTCCGACGAGGTCAACGGTGAGACCCGCTACGCCGCACTCACCGACATCCTGGGTGCGGAGGACGCTCTCGGCGACATGGACTTCAAGGTCGCCGGTACCAGCGAGTTCGTCACGGCCATCCAGCTCGACACGAAGCTCGACGGCATCCCGACGTCCGTGCTCACCGGTGCGCTGACCCAGGCCCGTGACGCTCGTCTGACGATCCTCAACGTCCTGAACGCCGCGATCGACGCCCCTGACGAGATGGCGCCCACCGCGCCTCGCGTCATCAGCGTGCAGATCCCGGTGGACAAGATCGGTGAGCTGATCGGCCCGAAGGGCAAGACGATCAACGCGATCCAGGACGAGACCGGCGCACAGATCTCGATCGAGGAGGACGGCACCGTCTACATCGGCGCGACCGATGGTCCGTCGGCCGAGGCCGCTCGTGCCCAGGTCAACGCGATCGCCAACCCGACCAACCCCGAGGTCGGCGAGCAGTTCCTCGGAACCGTCGTGAAGATCGCCACGTTCGGTGCGTTCGTCTCGCTGCTCCCGGGCAAGGACGGCCTGCTGCACGTCACCGAGGTGCGCAAGCTCGCCGGTGGCAAGCGCGTGGAGAACGTCGACGACGTCCTCTCGGTCGGTCAGAAGATCCTCGTGAAGATCACGAAGATCGACGACCGCGGCAAGCTGTCGCTCGAGCCCGTGCTCGACGACGCCCCTGCTGCCGAGGCTGCTCCTGCGGAGGAGTCCGCCGCAGAGTAA